The Ralstonia pseudosolanacearum genome includes the window CCCGCACCTGCCGCCCTGGCGCCGGGTGCTGTCCGAAGCGTCCCAGGCGGGCTACTCGGGCATCGAGCTCGGGCCTTACGGCTATCTCCCGCTGGAGGCGGATGTCGTGCGGGCCGAGCTGGATGCGCGGGGCCTGAGCATCACGGCCGGCACGATCTTCGACGACCTGGTGTCGCCGGAGAATCTGCCGAGCCTGCTGCGCCAGACGCGCGAGATCTGCGCGCTGATCCGGCAGCTGCCGCCATTGCCGACCCAGGCCGGTCAGCGTTATCCCGCGCCGTACCTCGTGGTGATGGACTGGGGGCACCCGGAGCGCGACTACGCGGCAGGCCATCCGGACCGCGCGCCGCGGCTGTCCGACGCGCAGTGGGCGGGCATGGTCGAACACATCCGGCAGATCGCGGAGGTGGCCCGCGACGCGTTCGGCGTGCGCGCGGTCATCCACCCGCATGCCGGCGGCTATCTCGAATTCGACGACGAGATCGACCGAATCGTCGCCGATATTCCTGCTGAGGCGGCCGGGCTGTGCCTCGATACGGGGCACCTCTACTACTCCGGCATGGACCCCGCGAGCTGGCTGTGCCGGCATGCCGCGCGCCTCGATTACGTGCACTTCAAGGACATCGATCTGCCGACCTACCGGCAGGTGCTGGGCGAACGGATCGCCTTCTTCGATGCCTGCGCGCGCGGCGTGATGTGCCCGATCGGCCAGGGTGTGCTGGATTACCCGGCCATCAAGCGCACGCTGGAAGCGTTGGGCTACGCCGGCTACATCACGATCGAGCAGGAGCGCGATCCACGCAACGCCGGCTCCAGCCTGCGCGATGTGGCGGCGAGCCGTGAATTTCTCGCCACGGTGGGTTTTGCCTGAACGCGGTTTCGTCTGCAAACGAGGAGTGCACACACCATGATCGACGGACAGATCCGGCTCGGCCATTCGATTCCCTGGGGCATGGTCGGCGGCGGGCAGGGCAGCCAGATCGGCTATATCCACCGCTCGGCGGCGCTGCGCGACGGCAGCTTCGAGCTCGTTGCCGGCGCATTCGATATCGATCCGGAGCGCGGCCGCCAGTTCGGCCAGCGGCTGGGTGTGAGCGCGCCGCGCTGTTACCCGGACTACCGGGCCATGTTCGAGGCGGAGGCACGCCGCCCGGACGGCATCCGCGCCGTCTCGAT containing:
- a CDS encoding TIM barrel protein; this translates as MTMKIGCAPCCWGVDDVRNPHLPPWRRVLSEASQAGYSGIELGPYGYLPLEADVVRAELDARGLSITAGTIFDDLVSPENLPSLLRQTREICALIRQLPPLPTQAGQRYPAPYLVVMDWGHPERDYAAGHPDRAPRLSDAQWAGMVEHIRQIAEVARDAFGVRAVIHPHAGGYLEFDDEIDRIVADIPAEAAGLCLDTGHLYYSGMDPASWLCRHAARLDYVHFKDIDLPTYRQVLGERIAFFDACARGVMCPIGQGVLDYPAIKRTLEALGYAGYITIEQERDPRNAGSSLRDVAASREFLATVGFA